The following are encoded together in the Culex pipiens pallens isolate TS chromosome 1, TS_CPP_V2, whole genome shotgun sequence genome:
- the LOC120428961 gene encoding titin homolog produces the protein MGAKMSRRNGRKVAAVMESASTAGEVATPTIEVVATPVMGTENANVDRVAGDGRVDGGNSSTGAIPEPDPPVSEPNLTDSCFGHSVEPADPVPESPMVNAISLNNLSDNTAAAPVTEPPVDQNYSLTNLTISGVDQCQNETVTVVPMPDPPVEILTDDLPFEYERPVDSVPESPVINLALAEHSEPPAAASFVEPPAEPNACNVDFLISEPSEGVPAPQNSNISLNSKKSVRFTDFAQVKEFSGSESFVPTLYSVLVKDPPETVPELPPLNSKETTYFWCYSCCQNSSTNTLPWLLRLRYSKFAMWLRSLFCGSMCCAVIGLIVFV, from the coding sequence ATGGGAGCGAAGATGTCACGCCGAAATGGGCGGAAGGTCGCAGCGGTCATGGAATCGGCCAGTACGGCCGGGGAGGTGGCCACTCCTACGATTGAGGTAGTGGCCACTCCGGTGATGGGGACAGAGAATGCGAACGTTGACCGGGTCGCGGGTGACGGACGGGTTGACGGGGGTAACAGTTCGACGGGGGCCATTCCGGAACCGGATCCGCCGGTTTCGGAACCAAATTTGACTGATTCTTGTTTCGGCCATTCAGTTGAACCGGCGGATCCGGTTCCGGAAAGCCCGATGGTAAATGCAATTTCTTTAAATAATCTTTCGGACAATACTGCGGCGGCTCCGGTAACGGAACCGCCCGTAGATCAAAATTAttctttgacaaatttgaccatTTCAGGTGTAGACCAGTGCCAAAACGAAACGGTGACGGTGGTTCCGATGCCGGATCCACcggttgaaattttgacagaCGATTTACCGTTTGAATATGAAAGACCGGTGGATTCGGTACCGGAATCGCCGGTTATCAATCTAGCTTTAGCTGAACACTCGGAACCACCTGCGGCGGCTTCCTTCGTGGAACCGCCCGCAGAACCAAATGCTTGTAATGTTGATTTTCTCATTTCAGAGCCTTCGGAGGGAGTTCCGGCACCACAAAATTCTAACATTtctctaaattctaaaaaatccgtTCGTTTTACAGATTTCGCTCAGGTTAAGGAGTTCTCAGGGTCGGAATCTTTCGTTCCGACCCTGTACTCGGTTCTAGTAAAAGATCCTCCGGAAACGGTGCCGGAACTGCCTCCGCTAAATTCGAAAGAAACGACATATTTTTGGTGCTACTCCTGCTGTCAAAATTCCAGTACGAACACTTTGCCCTGGTTGCTGCGATTGCGGTATTCTAAATTTGCGATGTGGTTGCGCAGCTTGTTCTGCGGTTCGATGTGTTGCGCTGTTATtggtttgattgtttttgtttaa